The Glycine soja cultivar W05 chromosome 6, ASM419377v2, whole genome shotgun sequence genome has a window encoding:
- the LOC114416813 gene encoding probable E3 ubiquitin-protein ligase ZFP1, producing the protein MSQQVYFHSESIHFSGTNIRLASGNGISLDCHYVLDAHDSYLDQHLQPYVQGHALPWHLSLPMPYVEAFSANRSSSENARIGPQIYHHYHDTNGIRSGHRFPRRYHDTNGSRSGHRFPYRYHDTNGSRSGHRFPRRYHNTNGSRSGHRFPQRYHDTTGSRSGQRFPHHPPQHHSFHHQVQPAQVIRGHSFNIHPPVTAPSYRLPTNPSRNSSILIHDAFEMGARHPGFAPFAGARIHQSHRGNLHEMITLIHQNLPPAVFFSDDDASLLVDHHTDMYLDTEDMSYEDLLELGEQIGNAKSGLSEKTITSQMKTKTYILPTNATNLEEAASEEQGTDLCIICQDEYKNKENIGILRCGHEYHADCLRRWLLEKNVCPMCKSVALTPGEKQ; encoded by the exons ATGAGTCAACAAGTCTATTTTCACTCCGAAAGTATCCATTTCAGTGGCACCAACATCCGTCTAGCTTCAGGAAATGGAATTAGTCTGGATTGCCATTATGTACTAGATGCTCATGACAGCTATTTGGATCAGCACTTACAACCATATGTACAAGGTCATGCTTTGCCTTGGCATCTGTCTCttccaatgccatatgtagAAG CTTTCAGCGCTAATAGAAGTTCATCAGAGAATGCGAGAATTGGTCCACAGATATATCATCATTATCATGACACAAATGGCATCAGAAGTGGCCATAGATTTCCACGGAGATATCATGACACAAATGGCAGCAGAAGTGGCCATAGATTTCCATATAGATATCATGATACAAATGGCAGCAGAAGTGGCCACAGATTTCCACGGAGATATCATAACACAAATGGCAGCAGAAGTGGCCACAGATTTCCACAGAGATATCATGATACAACTGGCAGCAGAAGTGGCCAAagatttccccatcatcctccACAGCACCATAGCTTTCATCATCAAGTACAGCCAGCACAAGTAATCAGAGGCCACTCCTTCAACATTCATCCTCCTGTAACTGCACCTTCATATAGACTTCCAACAAATCCTTCACGTAATTCTTCAATCCTCATACATGATGCTTTTGAGATGGGCGCCAGGCATCCTGGCTTTGCACCATTTGCAGGTGCACGCATACACCAGTCTCATAGAGGCAACTTGCACGAGATGATAACTCTTATACATCAAAATCTTCCTCCTGCGGTCTTTTTCTCAGATGAT GATGCTTCTTTACTGGTTGACCATCATACTGATATGTACTTGGACACTGAAGATATGTCTTATGAG GACCTTCTTGAATTAGGTGAGCAGATTGGCAACGCAAAATCAGGTTTATCAGAGAAAACAATTACAAGTCAAATGAAGACCAAAACTTACATACTACCTACTAATGCTACTAACTTGGAGGAGGCAGCTTCTGAGGAACAGGGAACTGATCTTTGCATAATATGCCAG GATGAATATAAGAACAAAGAGAATATTGGAATTCTTAGATGCGGGCACGAATATCACGCAGATTGTTTAAGGAGATGGTTACTTGAGAAAAATGTCTGCCCCATGTGCAAATCAGTAGCATTGACTCCTGGAGAAAAACAATGA